In the genome of Candidatus Electrothrix rattekaaiensis, the window GAGCGGTACGAAATAACGCTGGAGCAGGAAAAAGTGGTTCCGGAGCGGGTAAAAACGGCTCTGTAGCGGGAGAAAGTCGTTCTGTAGCACGTTTCTCTGATTTTCCCCCGTCCCAGGACGGTTTTCTCCCTGCCCGCAGCAGGATAACACCGTCCCTTATCCTGTATTCACGATGCCGTTCAAATTTCCCAAGTCATATCCTGTTGAAAAACATATCGAATAAATTGATTACGACTATGAAACAACCAGACATCCTCTCCCAAATCGCTCTCGGTGAAGACAGCACCCGGCAATTTAAGGCGGATATAAAAAACGTCGAATCTTTGGCCGCTGAGATGGCGGCCTTTGCCAACACCAACGGCGGCACCATCTTTATCGGCGTGGCGGATGACGGCTCTACCCCCGGACTTTCGCAAAAGGACGTAGGCCGAATCAACCAGCTGATCAGCAATGCGGCCAGTCAAGGCGTTCGCAGTCCGCTGACGGTGGAAACCGAAAATCTGGCTGTGGAAAACGGTCAACTTGTGATTGTGCTGCGGGTTCCCAAAGGGATTGATAAGCCCTACTTTGATAAGAACGGCATCATCTGGCTGAAAACCGGTTCAGATAAGCGACGGGTAAACTCCAAGGAAGAACTGCGTAGACTGTTTCAGATCACTGCACAGTTCCATGCTGACGAACTGCCAACCAAGGCAAGTATCGACAAAGTGGACAAACTCCGCTTCCGAGATTTCCTCCGGGATTTCTATGAAATGGAATACCCTGATTCCATTGAAGAACGAACCCGCCTGCTCCAGAATATGAATCTGGCCACCGATGACGGGAATCTCAACCTGGGCGGGCTACTGATGTTTGGCGAACAGCCGGAATTGATCATGCCCCAGTTTGTGGTCAAAGGAATCCGCTATCCCGGTAATGAAATTCACGCCTCAGATTACATGGACACCGAGGATTTTGTCGGCCCTCTGCCGAAAATCTTTGCCGATGTCCTGGCCTTCATCATGCGCAATCTCCACAAAGTACAGGCCGGGCGCGGGGTGAATTCTCCAGGTATACCAGAAGTGCCCAAAACAGTCTTTGAAGAGTTACTGGTCAATGCCCTGGTCCATCGGGATTATCTGGTCAGCGCGGCCATCCGGGTGTTTATCTATGACAACCGCATTGAAATCATCAGCCCAGGTCACCTGCCCAATAATCTGACCGTTGAAAAAATCCGTGCTGGCAACGCCAATATCCGCAATCCCATTCTCGTTTCTTACGTTGCCAAAGGGCTGCTGCCCTACCACGGCTTAGGATCAGGGATCAAACGCGCCCTTTCCGCATGGCCGGATATCGAGTTTCAGGATGATCATGAAGGCTGTCTGTTTACAGCAATAATCCATCGGAAACCCTTAGAACAACTGAGCGGATCAAGCGCCGGAGGAAAAAAAATCGTCCTGGAGGGGTGTTGACAACACTGGCAGACAATTCAAAATTGATGAATTGTTGACAGCGTCTTCATTTCCTGCAAGGATTATCTGTGAGAGCTATCAGAAACCGCAAAAGGAGGCAGCGTAATGAAAACAATGGCAATTAGTCAATTTAAAGCCCATGCATTACGAATTATCAGTCAAATAGCAGAAAATCATGAACCGATGATTATTACCAAAAGAGGCAAACCCCTAGCTCGAATTCTGCCGTATGAGGAAACACGGTCTTCACCGAAACCGGGTCGACTTGCAGATACTCTTGTGTTTGAAGAAGATATCGTTTCTCCGCTGGGCGAGGACATGTGGGAGTCATGTTCTTAAAAATCCTCTTCAATATTTATCGGAATGATATGAAAGCAAGGATCAGGAAACACTGAAAATGGAAAAAACGACTGCTTCAGTAAATAAGCAAGGTCAAACGCGCCGCATCATCCTCGCCATAACCGGGGCCACCGGCATGCTCTATGTCACGGCCCTGCTTGACCTGCTGGCCGACCAGAATGTGGAGGTAGACGCGATCATCTCGGATTCCGGCAGAAAGGTACTCCGGCTGGAGCAGGACATGGCCCCGGAAGACCTGCCCGCTGTCAGCCGCTGGTTTGCTGCGACCGACTTCACGGCCCCGCCCGCCTCAGGATCGGCCCGTTATGATGCCATGATCATCCTACCCTGCACCGTCGGCACCCTCGGGGCCATTGCCAGCGGCTTTTCCGGTAACCTGATCCACCGAGCTGCCGATGTCACCCTTAAAGAACGACGCCCCTTGATCCTTGCGGTCCGCGAGACCCCGCTCAACCGCACCCATCTCAAAAACATGCTGACTCTGCATGATGCCGGGGCAACCATCTGCCCGCCCATGCCCTCGTTTTATCTTCATCCTCCTGATCTTCAGGCAATGGCCCGCCAATTTGCCGGGCGGATCTGTGACCAAATCGGCCTCCATCTGAAAGACTTACCCCGCTGGCAGGGCGTTTAAGCTTGCCGCCATAGGCTGAATCCTGTTAAAGTCGCGGAACAGAGCGATATTAACTCTGGCTGAAAGGCAAGGTTGCCTGCCGGATCGTATTGCAGTATTGCAGGTGAGAAAAACGTATAAACACAAGGAGAACGCTATGCGTTGGCAGGGGAAACGAAAAAGTGACAATATTGAAGACCGACGCAATGAGCGTGTTTCCGGGGCCGGAGGTTTCGGCAACAGCAACGGCATATTGCGCCTGTTGCCAATGGCCGTGAAATTTCTTGGCTTCAAGGGAACCGCTGTCGTGGTCATCTGTTTGGGGGCCTACGGTCTCTTTTCAGGAAATCTCGGCAACATGTTGGCCGTCCTTGGTCTCCAGCAGGGAACGTCAATCAGCACGTCCAAGGAACCGATTCAAGAAACTGCGGCGGAAAAAGAACTGGTAGATTTTGTTGCAGTGGTTCTGGCTGATACCGAAGCAACCTGGAGCACCTTGTTTCAGCAGCAAGGGGGAACCTATGAGGAACCTCGCCTTGTGTTATTCCGCGACGCGGTGAAATCCGCCTGCGGCATGGCTGGATCCGCCACCGGGCCCTTCTACTGTCCCGGTGACCAACAGGTCTATATCGACCTAGGCTTTTTCGACCAGCTAAAAAATCGTTTCAACGCGCCGGGCGACTTTGCTCAGGCCTATGTTGTGGCCCATGAAATAGGCCATCATGTGCAGAAGCTGTTAGGCACCTCCGACAAAGTACACGCAGCCCGGAAAACACGCAGCAAGGTGGAAGGAAACAAACTTTCGGTTTTGCAGGAATTACAGGCCGACTGCTATGCAGGTGTATGGGCCTACCATGCTGGCAACCAAGATCTGCTCGAAAAGGGCGATCTGGAAGAAGGCCTTGCTGCGGCCAGTGCCATCGGTGACGATACCTTGCAGAAGCAGGCCAAAGGGTATGTCAGCCCGGACTCCTTTACCCACGGCAGTTCCGCGCAAAGGGTGCAATGGTTTAAAATCGGTTTGGCAAGCGGCAGGATGGACAGTTGCAACACCTTACCGCAATAACCCCACATAAAAAAGGCCGGGGCAGATATCTGCCCCGGCCTTTTTCCGTGTTGCTTCTTAACCCGCTTGCAAGAGAGAAAGGCTTAGTCGCGTCCGCCGCCGAAGAAGGTGAGCAGCATCCAGAAAAGATTTATAAAATCTAAGTAGAGTCTTAGTGCTCCGATAATTGCTCCCTTCTGAACATATTCTTCTCCTTGTGTCATGATTCCCTGCTCACCCATTGTTTTAATACTCTGGGTATCATAGGCTGTCAGGCCGACAAAAACCAGGACACCGACACCGGATATTGCCAGCTGCAGCGATGAACTTCCTAAAAACATGTTAACCACCGAGGCGATAATAATGCCGATCAGCCCCATGAACATAAAAGATCCCATGCCGGAAAGGTCTTTTTTGGTGACCATGCCGAAGACCGCCATTGCCCCGAACATCCCGGCTGTGATCATGAAGGTGCCTGCAATGGATGCGCCGGTGTACCTGAGAAAGATAACAGACATGGTTAATCCGTTTAAGGCCGCATAACCGATGAACAAGGCGGTTGCGGTTGCTGCCTTTATCTTTTCGACCCGAGCGGAAAGATAAATAACCATTCCCAGTTCGGCAAAAATCAAAAGGAGGTACAGCGGTGACCTAGCAATAGATAATGTCAATCCGCTGGCGGCTGCAACCCAGGCGATAACGCCGGTCAGTGCCAATCCTGCCGCCATCCAGTTAAAAACCTTGGCCAGGAATATCGTTGAAGCCTCCTGCCGCGCTCTGGTATTCACTGCGGTAGTGCTCGCATACTTTGTTTCCATATTGTATAGTCTCCTGATAAATTTTATAGGATTTGCCACGTTGTACCGATTTATCATCAGTCGGCAATACTTCAATCATCTTTAATTAATGTAACCACTCTGCTGAAGCAAGGCAAGAAATTCAGGAGAAAATATCATGAAAATAGCGATCAGCGGCAAGGGCGGCGTCGGCAAGACAACCATTATGGCTCTGCTGGCCGGACAACTGAAAAAACAGGGGCGCAAGGTATTGGTGATTGATGCCGATCCCAGTCCGCATATGGCGGAAACCTTGGGTATCAGAGATGCAAAAAAGGTCAAGCCCATTGCCGAGATGGGCAAGCTGCTGGCGGAACGTGCCGGAAAAACCCAAGGCTCGCCTTTTTACAACCTCAACCCGGAGGTTAATGATCTGCTCCGGGATTTTATGCTGGAGCAGGACGGTATTCGCCTGATGATCCTCGGGGCGGTTCAGACAGCAGAAGGCGGTTGCGCCTGCCCGGAAAACCATGTGCTCCGCAAGATGCTCAAAAAGATGCTGCTTACTGCTGATGAGACCGTGTTACTGGATATGGAAGCCGGGGTGGAACATCTGGGCCGGGGCACTGTGGCCGGGGCCGATTGTCTCCTGATTGTGACCATTCCCTCCAGATCGGGTATCCGCACAGCCCTGAAAATCAGAAAAATGGCCGATGCTGTTGGGATACCTCGGGTTTATTTTGTCGGCAACCTAGTGCAGGATGAGCAGGATGAACAATTTCTTGAGCAGGAGCTAGGAGAGCGGCCTGTTGTTTTTTTCCCGGACTCCAAAGCAGTACGCCGAGCCGAACGGGCTGAACAGGCAATTGTAACGATTAATGAAGGTCTAAATGATGCGCCGGAACAACTTGTGCGCATGCTGCTGTCACAAGGATAAAGGGGAAGCGTGCTGAAATGTTGAAAGGAGTAGTCCTCACCGTGTAAATCGGGCACCAAGTCGGGTAAATTAAAATGCCCAAAGGAGTTGCTGCACGTCAGAGTTGTTTGTGCTCTCATGGTCCAATTTTCTTCCTACAAAAAAACTTTGGACATAAAACAGGATGCAAAAATGTTGGGGAGTGATTTTACTGCCGTGAAGGAAAATCCGTTCATCACCGGTCAGGAGAAACCAACATGTTATAAAAAGAAATCCTAGAGTCAGAGAACCCAGAGTAATAAAAAGAATTTTTTCAAATGCGTTTATTTCTTCCCGTTCTTTTTCAACATTCAGCTGATCTTTTTTAACAACCATATGCTCCCCTCCTCGCCCTAGCAATAGAGACATATATTTTTTGTACCCTTCTACACGAAAAATAAAGTTTTTTAAACAGTTAAGCCTAACTGATAATCAATACCAATTAGATTCATTCTACCATATAATGGACATATGTCAACAATGTTTCCTGGAAAATAACGTACCAAAAAACTCAATAATACAAAAAACATAAAAAACAAACTGCATTTTTTCATATCGAAAGGAGAAAAAAACAAAGCAAGCATGAATGAAGCAGACTTAATTTGGATCTTACAACGCATCTGCCTCTGCTTCTGCTTAAACTCAAGTTCATACGGCAGAGTGTGGGTGGGGAGCTGCCAGCTGTCTCTCTAGCATCTAGTGCAGGAGAATTGAGCAACCAACTCATCTCGATACAGTTCAACAAAGGCATCAATATCTTGTTGCCAATCCTGCATCAAATTAATCTTCTGCTCTTTCAGGACGCTGTTTTCCAGAATAGAATTAGCCGGACGGTGGGCCGGGGTGGGATATTCCGCAGTGGTACAGGGTTGAAGAGAAAACGCACCCCCCATAGATTGAAGAAAGTACTTTGCGCCCGCATACCAGGTACCGGATTTCTCCGCAGTGGCGTGGGCAATGCCGGTGAGTTCAGAAGCCAGCAGCTGTTTGATCTGCCGTGCCAGGGTCATGGTCCAGGTCAATGAGCCGTACTGGTCGTCAACCACCCGAATGGTTCGTTCAGGATCAGCCATTGCAAGGCGCAACATGGTCTTGAGAAAATTATTCCCTCCGATCCCGTAGAGCCAAGAGGTGCGCAGGATGAGAAAATCATCCATCCTTTCCGCAATTGCCTGCTCCCCGGCCAGCTTACTTTTTCCATAAACAGACAGGGGGCCGACAGTATCCTGTTCTGTATACGGTTCAGGAACCGGTTTATCACCGGCAAAAACATAATCGGTTGAAATATGGATAAGCCGAGCACTGCCTGCTGCACAGGCCTCAGCCAACTTGGCAGCCCCTTGAGCATTGACTGCCCAGCAGGCATCCTGCTCGCTTTCACACCGATCCACCGCAGTATAGGCAGCGCAGTTGACAACCACATCCGGTTGCAGCTCCTTGATTTCACGTCGCACCTGCTCAGAATGCGTAATATCTACTTGCTTTGAGGTACGGCCATGCACGGTATGCTCTTCTCCCATGACCGTAAGGCAATCCTGCCCCAGTTGACCGCCTGCACCTGTTATAAGAATATTCATTACCCTACCAACCCCTCCTTCAGTTTTGCATTCTCCATCTTTGCATCTTCCAGCATCGCCATTAAATAATGACCGTACTGATTTTTCATCATTGATGCAGCAAGCTGGGCAACCTGATCAGCCGTGATATACCCCTGGCGATAAGCAATTTCTTCTACACAGGCGATCTTCAACCCTTGGCGATCCTGTACCGCCTGCACATAACTTGACGCCTGCTGTAAGGACTCATGAGTCCCTGTATCCAACCAGCAAAACCCCCGCCCCAGCAGTTCTACACGCAGTTTTCCCTGCTTGAGGTAGCAGGTGTTGATATCGGTAATTTCAAGCTCACCGCGTGGAGAGGGTTTTATTGAGGCCGCAATATCCACCACCGAATTATCATAAAAATACAAGCCGGGTACTGCATAGCGTGATTTGGGTTTTGCAGGTTTTTCCTCAATCCCGATAACTTTCCTCTCCGCATCAAATTCGACAACGCCGTATCGTTCTGGATCCTTAACCAGATACCCGAAGATGGTTCCTCCGTCTGTGAGTTTGCTGCATCGCTGGACGATCCCGGCAAAACCCTGCCCGAAAAAAATATTATCCCCCAGCACAAGGGCGACCGACTCATTCCCGATAAACTCCTTGCCAATCAGGAATGCCTGTGCCAATCCTTCCGGACGGGGTTGCTCGGCATAGGAAATATTCAGGCCAAGCTGTGTTCCGTCTCCGAACAGTTCAATAAACCTCGGCAAATCCTCAGGTGTGGAAATAATCAGGATATCGCGAACTCCGGCCAGCATAAGCACGGACAGCGGATAATAGATCATGGGTTTATCGTAGACCGGAATCAGCTGTTTGCTCATCACCTTGGTCAACGGATACAGGCGCGTCCCGGAGCCGCCTGCAAGAATTATACCTTTCATATATCTCTCCCAAGCCTCCTGAAAACACTTGCTCCTTGCCTCAGGGGCTGATTCTATGATATGAATTAACTCATTACCTTTCTCGTTACTCAAATATTAAACTTGAGTATAACGTATTTATTTTTGTTGTTCAAAATTTGTTTGGCAAAAGATTTCCATTCCATCAAATACTAGAGGTCAGTTATGTCGGAACCGCTCAAATGTTTTACAGCCTATGATGTCCGGGGACGTGTGCCGGAGGAGCTCAACAAGGATATTGCCGCTCGTATCGGGTTGGCCTTCTGCCGACAGATTGATGCGGGCAAGGTCGTTATAGGGCATGATATTCGCCTGTCCAGTCCAGAAATTAACGAGAACCTCTGCCAGGTGTTGACCAAAGCGGGCATTGAGGTCATTGATATCGGTCTCTGCTGCACAGAAGAAATCTACTTTGCCGTTTTTGACGGAGAAGGCGACGGAGTAGACGGCGGCATCATGGTGACGGCCAGCCATAACCCGTCTGACTACAACGGGATGAAATTTGTTGCTCAAGGTGCCCGGCCTATGTCTTCGGATTCTGGTCTGCTGGAAGTGGCGAAAAACGCGGCATCCGAGGACTGGTACAGGAGTGCCTTGCCCGAGCAGCCAGATCATATCGGACGGCACACTAAGATGCCGAATAAATATCAATATATTTCACACCTGCTTTCCTCTGTTGACAAAGACGACTTGCAGCCCCTGAAAATTGTTGTGAACGCAGGCAACGGTTGCGCCGGGCCGGTGCTTGATCTGCTGGAGCAGCAGCATCTCCCGTTCACCTTTATCAAGCTCAATCACGAACCAGACGGCAATTTCCCCAAGGGGATACCCAACCCCCTGCTTCCTGAAAACAGAGAAGAAACAGCCAAGGCAGTGCGTACACATGGCGCAGACCTTGGACTGGCCTGGGACGGTGATACTGACCGCTGCTTCTTTTTTGATGAAACCGGTCGTTTTATCGAGGGATATTATATAGTCGGTCTGTTAGCTGCTGCTCTGCTTAAACGTCATCCTGGAGCGACCATTCTCCATGACCCCAGGCTGATCTGGAATACGCAGAAAATTGTCCAGGCTGCTGGCGGCAAAGCGATCATGACGAAAACCGGCCATGCCTTTATCAAGGAGGCCATGCGCCGGGAACAGGCAGTCTACGGGGGCGAGATGTCAGCCCATCATTATTTCCAGGACTTTGGTTATTGTGATTCCGGGATGCTGCCGTGGCTGCTGGTTGTCCAGTTGATCTGTCAAGAGAAAACCACCCTGTCCGCTCTGGTTGATGAACAGATGCAAGCCTACCCGGTCAGCGGTGAGATCAATTCCACAGTGGCTGATCCTGATGCAACATTGCAGCAGATCGAAGAACAATACAGCGACGGCGAGAAGGATTACACAGACGGACTTTCTGTTGCATATCCTGAATTCCGCTTTAATCTCCGCAAATCCAACACCGAGCCGGTTCTGCGCCTTAATGTGGAAACCCGTGCCGACACAAGGCTTTTGCAGGAGAAGACTGAGGAACTGCTGGCCCTGATCAGGGCGTAGTCAAAAAAACGACATATGTAGGGGCAAACCTGTGTGTTTGCCCGTATATGTAAGGGTAATTCATGAATTACCCCTACAGCAGTTGCAAAAACGATAACTTCATAATACAAGGGCATGCCCCTGTGCCTGCCCTAAAATATTGCGGTTTCCGGTAAGGGCACGACACGCCGTGCCCCTACAAAATTCGCCAACATATTATAATTTCATAATATAAAATTCATAACACCATGCAAATCCAACCCGTTATTCTTGCCGGTGGCACCGGCACCCGTCTTTGGCCTCTTTCCCGTGAGCTGTACCCAAAACAGCTCCTCAGCCTGATCGGTGAACATTCGCTCCTGCAAACAACCCTCATTCGCGTCAGCCTGATACCAGATGCCCTGCCCCCTCTTA includes:
- a CDS encoding putative DNA binding domain-containing protein; the encoded protein is MKQPDILSQIALGEDSTRQFKADIKNVESLAAEMAAFANTNGGTIFIGVADDGSTPGLSQKDVGRINQLISNAASQGVRSPLTVETENLAVENGQLVIVLRVPKGIDKPYFDKNGIIWLKTGSDKRRVNSKEELRRLFQITAQFHADELPTKASIDKVDKLRFRDFLRDFYEMEYPDSIEERTRLLQNMNLATDDGNLNLGGLLMFGEQPELIMPQFVVKGIRYPGNEIHASDYMDTEDFVGPLPKIFADVLAFIMRNLHKVQAGRGVNSPGIPEVPKTVFEELLVNALVHRDYLVSAAIRVFIYDNRIEIISPGHLPNNLTVEKIRAGNANIRNPILVSYVAKGLLPYHGLGSGIKRALSAWPDIEFQDDHEGCLFTAIIHRKPLEQLSGSSAGGKKIVLEGC
- a CDS encoding type II toxin-antitoxin system Phd/YefM family antitoxin; this encodes MKTMAISQFKAHALRIISQIAENHEPMIITKRGKPLARILPYEETRSSPKPGRLADTLVFEEDIVSPLGEDMWESCS
- a CDS encoding UbiX family flavin prenyltransferase; this translates as MEKTTASVNKQGQTRRIILAITGATGMLYVTALLDLLADQNVEVDAIISDSGRKVLRLEQDMAPEDLPAVSRWFAATDFTAPPASGSARYDAMIILPCTVGTLGAIASGFSGNLIHRAADVTLKERRPLILAVRETPLNRTHLKNMLTLHDAGATICPPMPSFYLHPPDLQAMARQFAGRICDQIGLHLKDLPRWQGV
- a CDS encoding neutral zinc metallopeptidase, with translation MRKTYKHKENAMRWQGKRKSDNIEDRRNERVSGAGGFGNSNGILRLLPMAVKFLGFKGTAVVVICLGAYGLFSGNLGNMLAVLGLQQGTSISTSKEPIQETAAEKELVDFVAVVLADTEATWSTLFQQQGGTYEEPRLVLFRDAVKSACGMAGSATGPFYCPGDQQVYIDLGFFDQLKNRFNAPGDFAQAYVVAHEIGHHVQKLLGTSDKVHAARKTRSKVEGNKLSVLQELQADCYAGVWAYHAGNQDLLEKGDLEEGLAAASAIGDDTLQKQAKGYVSPDSFTHGSSAQRVQWFKIGLASGRMDSCNTLPQ
- a CDS encoding Bax inhibitor-1/YccA family protein, with protein sequence METKYASTTAVNTRARQEASTIFLAKVFNWMAAGLALTGVIAWVAAASGLTLSIARSPLYLLLIFAELGMVIYLSARVEKIKAATATALFIGYAALNGLTMSVIFLRYTGASIAGTFMITAGMFGAMAVFGMVTKKDLSGMGSFMFMGLIGIIIASVVNMFLGSSSLQLAISGVGVLVFVGLTAYDTQSIKTMGEQGIMTQGEEYVQKGAIIGALRLYLDFINLFWMLLTFFGGGRD
- a CDS encoding AAA family ATPase: MKIAISGKGGVGKTTIMALLAGQLKKQGRKVLVIDADPSPHMAETLGIRDAKKVKPIAEMGKLLAERAGKTQGSPFYNLNPEVNDLLRDFMLEQDGIRLMILGAVQTAEGGCACPENHVLRKMLKKMLLTADETVLLDMEAGVEHLGRGTVAGADCLLIVTIPSRSGIRTALKIRKMADAVGIPRVYFVGNLVQDEQDEQFLEQELGERPVVFFPDSKAVRRAERAEQAIVTINEGLNDAPEQLVRMLLSQG
- the rfbD gene encoding dTDP-4-dehydrorhamnose reductase, which produces MNILITGAGGQLGQDCLTVMGEEHTVHGRTSKQVDITHSEQVRREIKELQPDVVVNCAAYTAVDRCESEQDACWAVNAQGAAKLAEACAAGSARLIHISTDYVFAGDKPVPEPYTEQDTVGPLSVYGKSKLAGEQAIAERMDDFLILRTSWLYGIGGNNFLKTMLRLAMADPERTIRVVDDQYGSLTWTMTLARQIKQLLASELTGIAHATAEKSGTWYAGAKYFLQSMGGAFSLQPCTTAEYPTPAHRPANSILENSVLKEQKINLMQDWQQDIDAFVELYRDELVAQFSCTRC
- the rfbA gene encoding glucose-1-phosphate thymidylyltransferase RfbA, with translation MKGIILAGGSGTRLYPLTKVMSKQLIPVYDKPMIYYPLSVLMLAGVRDILIISTPEDLPRFIELFGDGTQLGLNISYAEQPRPEGLAQAFLIGKEFIGNESVALVLGDNIFFGQGFAGIVQRCSKLTDGGTIFGYLVKDPERYGVVEFDAERKVIGIEEKPAKPKSRYAVPGLYFYDNSVVDIAASIKPSPRGELEITDINTCYLKQGKLRVELLGRGFCWLDTGTHESLQQASSYVQAVQDRQGLKIACVEEIAYRQGYITADQVAQLAASMMKNQYGHYLMAMLEDAKMENAKLKEGLVG
- a CDS encoding phosphomannomutase, whose protein sequence is MSEPLKCFTAYDVRGRVPEELNKDIAARIGLAFCRQIDAGKVVIGHDIRLSSPEINENLCQVLTKAGIEVIDIGLCCTEEIYFAVFDGEGDGVDGGIMVTASHNPSDYNGMKFVAQGARPMSSDSGLLEVAKNAASEDWYRSALPEQPDHIGRHTKMPNKYQYISHLLSSVDKDDLQPLKIVVNAGNGCAGPVLDLLEQQHLPFTFIKLNHEPDGNFPKGIPNPLLPENREETAKAVRTHGADLGLAWDGDTDRCFFFDETGRFIEGYYIVGLLAAALLKRHPGATILHDPRLIWNTQKIVQAAGGKAIMTKTGHAFIKEAMRREQAVYGGEMSAHHYFQDFGYCDSGMLPWLLVVQLICQEKTTLSALVDEQMQAYPVSGEINSTVADPDATLQQIEEQYSDGEKDYTDGLSVAYPEFRFNLRKSNTEPVLRLNVETRADTRLLQEKTEELLALIRA